A single window of Phlebotomus papatasi isolate M1 chromosome 4, Ppap_2.1, whole genome shotgun sequence DNA harbors:
- the LOC129808615 gene encoding uncharacterized protein LOC129808615, with product MKKGWDEPVTPEYQKKWAQFLAHLQDLASLEVPRWISDIRKPIHMDLHVFCDTSMKAYGVAIYCVTTDSENRRTSRLLTAKSRVAPLQKLTIPRLELCGALLAATYADRVKNIYAPDAMYFWCDSSVVISWINRPPSSFKIFFSNRMEGILKLSTPAQWKHVPTHSNPADLISRGVTPQHLRDSQLWWFGPKWIVLPENQWPISPVNSYYPTEEDKIMLTAASEVSFFHSWIMKYSSSPSVQRFVGHCLRFIHNTNPYKPKLSGVLTTEEFERALICLIYTEQQTFFKGVPELIKRGALSKSHWKSLCSLNPFIDDRGIIRVGGRLKNADTSFDAKHPMLLPKSRLALLLARHEHQRNLHAPPTLLLAIMRLRFWPLGGRNLVRKVVHDCVSCFKAKPVPTHQLMGDLPRHRVTLQKPFYAVRIDLCGPIYVKPDIPRPRGALRKIYIVVFVCLATKATHLEIVHDQSTEEFLQSFRRFCARRSRPQHVYSDCGKNFEEANNELARLLQLERNQEKICMDTRDEGILWHFNPPGSPHQGGLWEACVKSLKYHLIKMTNGSNFPVKDLSTLLCQIEAVLNSRPLCKLSDDPNDDAFLTPGHFLIGAPLVALPDPDCTHLPLNRLSGSQFCQRKFQEFSKRWHRQYLNTLQQRVKWKSCQPGLMIDDAVLLLDETGRWVLGRIVETHPGHDGHTRVVSVRTKRGTYKRAITKCAKLPTPEEMDSCSNMEQPGEDVQHSA from the coding sequence ATGAAAAAGGGATGGGACGAGCCAGTTACACCAGAGTATCAGAAAAAGTGGGCTCAGTTTCTTGCACATTTGCAGGATTTGGCTTCGCTGGAGGTTCCCCGATGGATCAGTGATATCCGGAAACCAATTCACATGGACCTCCATGTTTTTTGTGATACGAGCATGAAGGCTTACGGAGTCGCTATTTATTGTGTCACTACGGATTCTGAGAATCGGAGGACATCGCGATTGCTTACTGCGAAGTCCAGAGTTGCTCCTCTGCAGAAATTGACTATCCCGAGGCTGGAGCTCTGTGGTGCTTTGTTGGCAGCCACTTATGCGGATCGTGTTAAGAATATTTATGCTCCAGATGCGATGTATTTTTGGTGTGACTCTTCGGTGGTCATTAGCTGGATTAATCGTCCACCGAGTTCTTTCAAGATCTTTTTTTCTAATCGAATGGAGGGAATtttgaagttgtcaactccTGCACAGTGGAAACATGTACCAACCCATTCAAATCCTGCTGATCTCATATCCCGGGGAGTTACTCCTCAGCATCTTCGAGACTCTCAGCTTTGGTGGTTTGGTCCGAAATGGATTGTCCTCCCTGAAAATCAGTGGCCTATCTCTCCAGTTAATTCTTATTATCCCACTGAGGAGGACAAGATTATGTTGACCGCTGCTTCAGAAGTATCTTTTTTCCATTCTTGGATcatgaaatattcctcatcaccGTCAGTCCAACGATTTGTTGGTCACTGTCTGCGTTTTATCCATAATACCAATCCATATAAACCGAAGCTATCTGGCGTTCTCACAACTGAGGAATTTGAAAGAGCCCTTATCTGCCTCATTTATACGGAACAACAGACTTTTTTCAAAGGTGTTCCTGAATTGATTAAGAGGGGTGCGCTATCAAAGTCTCATTGGAAAAGTCTATGCTCGCTTAACCCTTTCATCGACGATCGTGGGATCATTCGAGTTGGAGGCAGATTGAAGAATGCAGATACCTCTTTCGATGCCAAGCACCCCATGTTGTTGCCGAAGTCACGTTTGGCCCTGCTTTTAGCTCGTCATGAGCACCAAAGGAATCTCCATGCGCCACCTACACTATTGTTAGCCATTATGCGTCTTCGTTTTTGGCCCCTTGGAGGAAGAAATTTGGTGCGCAAAGTGGTACATGACTGCGTAAGTTGTTTCAAAGCAAAGCCAGTTCCTACTCATCAGCTTATGGGTGATTTGCCTCGCCATCGTGTGACTCTCCAGAAGCCATTCTATGCTGTCAGAATTGATTTATGTGGGCCAATCTACGTGAAACCTGACATTCCCCGACCCCGGGGAGCCCTGAGAAAAATCTACATTGTGGTCTTTGTGTGTCTTGCCACAAAGGCTACTCATTTGGAAATCGTCCATGATCAATCTACCGAGGAGTTCCTGCAGTCATTTCGACGTTTTTGTGCCCGCCGTAGCCGCCCTCAACATGTTTATTCCGATTGCGGGAAAAATTTTGAGGAAGCTAACAACGAGCTTGCTCGCCTACTTCAGCTGGAGCGCAATCAGGAAAAGATTTGCATGGACACTCGGGATGAAGGCATCCTTTGGCATTTTAATCCGCCTGGCTCTCCACATCAAGGAGGATTGTGGGAGGCTTGCGTAAAAAGCCTCAAATATCATTTGATTAAGATGACCAATGGATCTAATTTTCCTGTAAAGGATTTATCAACACTGCTCTGCCAGATCGAGGCTGTTCTTAACAGCCGACCCCTATGCAAGTTGAGTGATGACCCGAATGATGATGCCTTCCTCACTCCTGGCCATTTTTTGATAGGAGCTCCCTTAGTAGCACTTCCTGATCCTGATTGCACGCATCTCCCACTCAATAGACTCTCTGGCTCACAATTTTGTCAACGCAAATTTCAGGAGTTTTCCAAACGCTGGCATCGGCAATATTTGAATACGTTGCAACAGAGAGTCAAATGGAAGTCATGTCAACCAGGTTTGATGATCGACGACGCTGTGCTGCTCTTGGACGAAACTGGAAGATGGGTTCTTGGGAGAATTGTGGAGACTCATCCTGGCCATGATGGACATACAAGAGTAGTTTCAGTACGAACCAAGAGAGGAACGTACAAGAGGGCCATCACAAAGTGTGCGAAGCTTCCGACACCGGAGGAAATGGATTCCTGTTCCAACATGGAACAGCCCGGAGAGGATGTTCAGCATTCTGCTTAG